One Panulirus ornatus isolate Po-2019 chromosome 39, ASM3632096v1, whole genome shotgun sequence DNA segment encodes these proteins:
- the heix gene encoding ubiA prenyltransferase domain-containing protein 1 homolog, which produces MMNGKSSAPVEKRRGSPLMKLSAYVLALRPWSFSASLMPVLLGCILAHKATGEFNIVALVTTALTALSVHAAGNVVNTYFDYVKGIDSKKSDDRTLVDQLLSKDEIVTLGVILYLVGCAGFVILTMVTTARLEHLALVYFGGLSSSFLYTGGVGFKYIALGDVLILILFGPMTVLFSYMVQAGHVQWATILYAVPLALNTEAILHSNNTRDLESDSRAGIVTLAILIGLTASELLYAIFLFAPYTIFAVWGMKYSAMLFLPLITIPEAFRLEKHFRTVSKGPIPKRTAKLNAYLGFLYVLGCALSDPAKLPYIL; this is translated from the coding sequence ATGATGAACGGCAAGAGTTCAGCACCAGTAGAGAAGCGAAGGGGCTCCCCTCTCATGAAGTTATCAGCATACGTACTTGCCTTAAGACCATGGTCCTTCAGTGCTTCCTTAATGCCGGTCCTGTTAGGATGCATTTTAGCTCATAAGGCCACAGGAGAATTTAATATTGTTGCACTTGTTACAACAGCACTTACAGCACTGTCAGTACATGCTGCTGGTAATGTTGTTAACACTTACTTTGATTATGTGAAAGGAATAGATAGCAAGAAGAGTGATGATCGAACCTTAGTAGACCAACTACTTTCCAAGGATGAGATTGTAACACTTGGCGTCATCTTGTATTTAGTTGGGTGTGCAGGATTTGTTATATTGACAATGGTAACAACTGCACGTCTTGAACACTTGGCACTTGTATATTTTGGAGGACTTTCTAGTTCCTTTTTATACACTGGTGGGGTAGGATTCAAATATATTGCACTAGGTGATGTTTTGATTCTTATTTTATTTGGTCCTATGACTGTTCTTTTCTCTTACATGGTTCAGGCAGGACATGTCCAGTGGGCCACCATATTATATGCTGTACCACTTGCTTTGAACACCGAAGCAATCCTCCACTCAAATAATACACGAGACTTGGAGTCTGACAGTCGTGCTGGGATTGTCACATTAGCTATTCTTATTGGCTTAACAGCCTCTGAACTTTTGTATGCCATTTTTCTCTTTGCACCATATACAATATTTGCTGTTTGGGGTATGAAGTATTCTGCTATGCTTTTCCTTCCTCTCATTACCATCCCTGAGGCATTTAGGTTAGAGAAGCATTTCAGAACAGTTAGCAAAGGCCCGATACCAAAGAGGACTGCTAAGCTAAATGCCTACCTTGGCTTTCTTTATGTTTTAGGATGTGCTCTCTCAGATCCAGCAAAACTGCCTTATATCCTTTGA